TTGGAAAGTCCTTCCCCGCTCTGGCAGCTACAATCGTAGATTTTTTCAGCGTACTCTTCCAGTGCACTTATTTATTCCATCAAAGGTCTTAGCAACGTCAGTAAAGTTTACAATTTCACTGCCAATAATAAACACCTTACCCCCTCTACTTTCTCCCTTGACATGAGGTCGAGAAATGTTTTTGTGTACTCACACGTTTCATCGGTACTTGGGTTACCGTTGTACTCTCCGTAGTTCGCGAGCTCATCTCCGCATCCAAGGTCAACCACCGTAGCTGAACCTTCCATTTGACAGTTGGCCAATATGTTGTGCTAACAATTTCTTAGCATCGAACTGCCGTATACCTTTTTGTGCCATACCAATTCCTCTCTGTGTGGGGCCAGATATCAACTTTCAACAATCAGTTTTACTTTCATTTGCATC
The DNA window shown above is from Candidatus Scalindua japonica and carries:
- a CDS encoding ATP citrate lyase citrate-binding domain-containing protein, with protein sequence MEGSATVVDLGCGDELANYGEYNGNPSTDETCEYTKTFLDLMSREKVEGVRCLLLAVKL